A genomic segment from Polyangium mundeleinium encodes:
- a CDS encoding cytochrome b N-terminal domain-containing protein has protein sequence MKLGDWLDERTGYRAISRKFVEATVPGGARFAYAWGAALGIVLLLEAVTGVLLMTVYSPSATTAWASVAYLQQKVPGGWIVRGLHQFGAQAAIVLAVIHVGYAIARGAYRKPRELTYWLSLAMVGLVVVTALTGNPLRWDQRGFWGLRVETGIIGTVPVVGGVLQQLLLGGGTPGHMTLSRLYTLHTVVLPFLLGAIAAKHLWLSRKHGPALATPADAVKSDRYFPTQAARDVIVAVAVLGVIGALTWMRHGAPLDAPADPTSDYPARPEWYFLALYEMRKPFPGKLELIATVVIPGLVAGYLVLLPLLDKKADRGVMKRLPLLAPVGLFGVAAGVLTFASMRTDAADAEFGKAVAKAEAQGTKALALAQEGVPPEGALAMLRNHPETRRVALFEQHCASCHRMGDLGPPKDKDTAPDLTGFGTKAWAKRVMEEPDHDAMFGKTAFKGEMPSMTKPPADPEAAKAFTAMAPADLDAIADFLAVQAQGKKGEGLPGEKLVSQRCTSCHRFDGKTDDEDSLAPELRGWASVPWILAQIDDPGSGATYPKGAMDPKLEGHMPAFKDKLSEKDRALLAKFVQEQAGK, from the coding sequence GTGAAGCTCGGCGATTGGCTCGACGAACGGACGGGCTACCGGGCGATCTCCCGGAAGTTCGTGGAAGCGACCGTCCCCGGCGGAGCGCGCTTCGCGTACGCGTGGGGCGCGGCGCTCGGGATCGTGCTGCTGCTGGAAGCGGTGACGGGCGTGCTGCTCATGACCGTGTATTCGCCGAGCGCGACGACGGCGTGGGCGAGCGTGGCGTACCTGCAGCAGAAGGTGCCGGGGGGCTGGATCGTGCGCGGGCTGCATCAGTTCGGCGCGCAGGCGGCGATCGTGCTCGCGGTGATCCACGTGGGGTACGCGATCGCGCGCGGGGCGTACCGCAAGCCGCGGGAGCTGACGTACTGGCTTTCGCTCGCGATGGTGGGGCTCGTCGTGGTCACGGCGCTGACGGGCAATCCGCTGCGCTGGGATCAACGCGGCTTCTGGGGTCTGCGTGTGGAGACGGGGATCATCGGGACGGTGCCCGTGGTCGGCGGCGTCTTGCAGCAGCTCTTGCTCGGCGGAGGCACGCCGGGGCACATGACGCTGTCGCGTCTGTACACGCTGCACACGGTGGTGTTGCCGTTCCTGCTCGGCGCGATCGCGGCGAAGCATCTGTGGCTGTCGCGCAAGCACGGGCCGGCGCTCGCGACGCCTGCGGACGCGGTGAAGTCGGATCGGTACTTCCCGACGCAAGCGGCGCGCGACGTGATCGTGGCGGTGGCCGTGCTCGGCGTGATCGGGGCGCTGACGTGGATGCGGCACGGCGCGCCGCTCGACGCGCCGGCGGATCCGACGAGCGACTACCCGGCGCGGCCGGAGTGGTACTTCCTCGCGCTCTACGAGATGCGAAAGCCCTTCCCGGGCAAGCTGGAGTTGATCGCGACGGTGGTGATCCCAGGGCTCGTGGCGGGGTACCTGGTGCTCTTGCCGCTGCTCGACAAGAAGGCGGATCGCGGCGTGATGAAGCGGCTGCCGCTGCTCGCGCCGGTGGGGTTGTTCGGGGTGGCGGCAGGCGTGCTCACGTTCGCGTCGATGCGCACGGACGCAGCCGACGCGGAGTTCGGGAAGGCCGTGGCGAAGGCCGAGGCGCAAGGAACGAAGGCGCTGGCGTTGGCGCAGGAAGGCGTGCCGCCGGAGGGCGCGCTGGCGATGCTGCGCAACCACCCGGAGACGCGCCGCGTTGCGCTGTTCGAGCAGCACTGCGCGAGCTGCCATCGCATGGGGGATCTGGGGCCGCCGAAGGACAAGGACACGGCGCCGGATCTGACGGGCTTCGGCACGAAGGCGTGGGCGAAGCGGGTGATGGAGGAGCCGGATCACGATGCGATGTTCGGCAAGACCGCGTTCAAGGGCGAGATGCCGAGCATGACGAAGCCGCCCGCGGATCCCGAGGCAGCGAAGGCGTTCACGGCGATGGCGCCGGCGGACCTCGACGCGATCGCGGACTTCCTCGCGGTGCAAGCGCAAGGGAAGAAGGGCGAGGGGTTGCCGGGCGAGAAGCTCGTGAGCCAGCGATGCACGAGCTGCCATCGGTTCGACGGCAAGACGGACGACGAGGACTCGCTCGCGCCGGAGCTGCGCGGCTGGGCCTCGGTGCCTTGGATCCTCGCGCAGATCGATGATCCCGGCAGCGGCGCGACCTACCCGAAGGGCGCGATGGATCCGAAGCTCGAAGGGCACATGCCCGCGTTCAAGGACAAGCTGTCCGAGAAGGATCGGGCGCTGCTCGCGAAGTTCGTGCAGGAGCAGGCGGGCAAGTAG